One region of Gossypium raimondii isolate GPD5lz chromosome 6, ASM2569854v1, whole genome shotgun sequence genomic DNA includes:
- the LOC105772758 gene encoding uncharacterized protein LOC105772758, giving the protein MEFKYSIIISFVLFLLVHLSLPYFTESLPRCKAWLVQSIPTDMPHLPRVPGVLSTGDVFKWLAYNSTGKLDIIAQYWQLKAHPEDSRSGDYGYSNEDMHRFGAHQGFSVYTALENAADRDVDIRLIQHSGVYPDYTKEPSGLASRRANVKSVTLLLDKWFSTGVVHAKVWISDNRDVYIGSANNDWKSLTQIKEVGIYLVGCPKVARKVGVYFHNLWRLAHLNVSAFTTTILDPKWQIQRRVPCWSHFIESDMRCTPRLPRFVEIPYVTSYPKLADPKILKLIIDAPGYGYISSVPQSSYLSFAPPELSFGRFQPDEQGWLDTIKSVGDGGTVRISTMEWLGQSQHTKQTVYWSSLSSAISEVVFSKHAKVKVLVAYWANFIEKTELYLKSLLYTNVLCYSSKQNRCSGSVEIKYHKVPGYNLTGPAIHKRKRTGNVYPGYTRVNHGKYAVSDVRAHIGTSNLVWDYFYTTAGVSFGTYNPAIVSQLQEIFEADWNSPYAAPIEELSNSHAYSS; this is encoded by the exons atggagtTTAAGTACAGCATAATCATATCCTTTGTGTTGTTTCTCTTGGTCCATCTATCACTGCCATATTTCACCGAGTCGTTGCCTCGATGCAAAGCTTGGTTGGTCCAGTCAATCCCTACAGATATGCCTCATCTCCCTCGGGTCCCTGGTGTCCTCTCTACCG GTGATGTATTTAAATGGTTGGCTTACAATTCAACTGGCAAACTAGATATAATAGCTCAGTATTGGCAATTGAAAGCACATCCAGAGGATTCCCGGTCAGGGGATTATGGATATTCGAACGAAGATATGCATCGCTTCGGCGCGCATCAAGGCTTTTCTGTGTATACAGCCCTGGAAAATGCTGCTGATAGAGATGTTGATATCAG GTTGATACAGCACTCTGGAGTGTATCCTGACTACACCAAAGAGCCCTCCGGTCTTGCTTCGAGAAGAGCAAATGTCAAGAGTGTGACTTTATTACTCGATAAATGGTTCAGCACAGGTGTTGTCCATGCGAAAGTTTGGATATCGGATAACCGGGATGTCTATATAGGATCTGCAAACAATGACTGGAAATCACTTACTCAG ATAAAGGAAGTCGGAATTTATCTTGTCGGTTGTCCTAAAGTAGCAAGAAAGGTTGGGGTCTACTTTCATAATCTATGGAGACTTGCACATCTTAATGTTTCAGCTTTCACAACAACAATATTAGACCCGAAATGGCAGATTCAAAGAAGAGTTCCCTGCTGGTCACATTTCATCGAATCTGACATGAGATGCAC GCCTCGACTTCCTCGTTTCGTGGAGATTCCTTATGTGACAAGCTATCCGAAATTAGCAGACcctaaaatattgaaattgattattgatgctCCAGGATATGGTTACATAAGTTCAGTGCCTCAATCAAGCTATCTGTCTTTTGCTCCACCTGAA CTGTCATTCGGCAGGTTCCAGCCCGACGAACAAGGGTGGCTCGATACAATTAAATCCGTCGGAGATGGAGGCACAGTAAGGATCAGTACCATGGAATGGCTTGGCCAATCCCAACATACAAAGCAAACAGTTTATTGGTCATCTCTTTCAAGTGCAATCTCAGAG GTTGTATTCTCGAAGCATGCAAAAGTGAAGGTACTTGTGGCGTATTGGgcaaattttattgaaaaaactGAGCTCTACTTGAAGTCGCTTCTCTACACCAATGTCCTCTGCTATTCTTCCAAGCAGAACAGATGTTCAGGGAGTGTAGAGATAAAGTACCATAAGGTGCCAGGTTACAACTTGACCGGACCGGCCATTCACAAAAGAAAGCGTACTGGAAATGTCTACCCAGGCTACACCAGAGTCAATCATGGGAAATACGCAGTTAGCGATGTTCGTGCACACATCGGTACCAGCAATCTGGTTTGGGATTATTTCTATACGACAGCTGGAGTTAGCTTTGGGACATACAATCCTGCCATTGTGTCACAGCTTCAAGAAATCTTCGAAGCAGATTGGAATTCGCCATATGCTGCTCCCATCGAGGAGTTGAGTAACAGTCATGCTTATTCTAGTTGA
- the LOC105772757 gene encoding BTB/POZ domain-containing protein NPY1 produces MKFMKLGSKPDAFQADGKCIRYVTSDLATDVTINVGEVKFYLHKFPLLSKSSRLRKLVLKASEECCDEINMVDFPGGPKAFEICAKFCYGMTVTLNAYNVVAACCAAEYLEMTEDVDRGNLIFKIEVFLNSSIFRSWKDSIIVLQTTKSVLPWSENLKIVGRCIDSIASKTSLDPAKITWSYTYNRKLSVSDKTAGDGMKFREKIVSVPKDWWVEDICELDIDLYKRVMTAVKSKGRMDGVAICEALKTYAVRWLPDSVDTLDSDVHSWRNKLLVETIVCLLPSDRGVGCSCSFLLKLLKVAILVGVDNSAKEDLLKRISLKLYEASVKDLLIPARPPQTTLYDIEMVLSIVKRYMLLSHDLDVAKNEMGCTDLVLGHGSLLSVGKLIDEYLEEIARDPNLSLASFIDLSQSVPEFARPVHDGLYKAIDTYLKEHLSLTKVERKKLCSLMDVKKLTMDASMHAAQNERFPLRVVVQVLFFEQVRSVAGVQRLRDTSHSTTNTDEESEKTAAEDCNSLEKQMSRIKIKEDAFQEKCELAKQSSKNSKSGIQLLPSRSRRMFDKLWGFGKGHADNRSSETSASSQSPTSMVPGDTKSSGSSSRNRRHSIS; encoded by the exons ATGAAGTTTATGAAACTTGGCTCCAAGCCTGACGCCTTCCAAGCTGATGGCAAATGCATCCG GTATGTCACATCTGATCTGGCAACAGATGTCACAATTAATGTCGGCGAAGTTAAATTTTACCTTCACAAG TTCCCTCTATTGTCCAAGAGTAGTCGCTTGCGAAAACTAGTGCTGAAAGCCAGTGAAGAGTGCTGTGACGAAATTAATATGGTTGATTTTCCTGGTGGGCCAAAAGCATTTGAAATCTGTGCAAAATTCTGCTATGGGATGACTGTTACTTTAAATGCATACAATGTTGTGGCTGCATGTTGTGCTGCCGAATACCTAGAGATGACTGAGGATGTTGATCGAGGtaacctaatttttaaaatcgaagTATTTCTTAATTCTAGTATATTCCGTAGCTGGAAAGATTCCATTATTGTTCTACAAACCACCAAGTCTGTTCTACCATGGTCTGAAAACCTGAAGATCGTTGGAAGATGCATTGATTCTATAGCATCTAAAACCTCTTTGGATCCTGCAAAAATTACATGGTCCTACACGTATAACCGGAAGTTGTCAGTGTCTGACAAAACGGCTGGTGATGGTATGAAATTTCGAGAGAAGATCGTATCTGTTCCAAAAGATTGGTGGGTTGAAGATATATGTGAGTTAGACATTGATCTCTACAAGCGAGTCATGACTGCTGTGAAATCAAAGGGAAGAATGGATGGTGTCGCCATTTGTGAGGCACTGAAAACGTACGCTGTTAGATGGTTGCCTGATTCTGTTGATACCTTGGATTCTGACGTACATTCCTGGAGGAACAAATTACTTGTGGAAACAATTGTATGTTTATTGCCTTCGGATAGAGGCGTTGGTTGTTCATGTAGTTTCTTATTGAAGCTGTTGAAAGTTGCCATTCTCGTTGGGGTGGATAATTCCGCAAAGGAAGATCTATTAAAGAGGATAAGTTTAAAGTTGTATGAAGCTTCCGTCAAGGATTTATTAATCCCGGCGCGGCCTCCTCAAACTACATTATATGATATTGAGATGGTTCTCTCTATTGTGAAACGGTATATGTTGCTTAGTCATGATTTAGATGTTGCAAAGAATGAGATGGGATGTACTGATTTAGTTCTAGGGCATGGATCCTTGTTGAGCGTTGGTAAACTGATCGACGAGTACCTTGAAGAAATTGCACGCGACCCAAATCTTTCCCTTGCCAGTTTCATTGACTTGTCTCAGTCTGTACCTGAGTTTGCTAGACCAGTTCATGATGGACTTTATAAAGCCATTGACACATACCTAAAG GAGCATCTGAGCTTGACGAAggttgaaagaaagaaattgtgCAGCTTGATGGATGTCAAGAAATTGACGATGGATGCATCTATGCATGCTGCGCAGAATGAGAGGTTTCCACTTCGAGTCGTAGTTCAAGTTCTCTTCTTTGAGCAGGTTAGGTCTGTGGCTGGAGTTCAACGACTTCGCGATACTTCCCATTCCACGACCAACACTGATGAAGAATCGGAGAAGACTGCAGCTGAAGATTGCAACTCCCTTGAGAAACAAATGAGTCGGATTAAGATAAAAGAGGACGCATTTCAGGAAAAATGTGAATTGGCCAAGCAGAGTAGCAAAAACAGTAAAAGCGGCATCCAGCTACTGCCATCTCGATCGAGAAGAATGTTTGACAAGTTGTGGGGTTTCGGAAAAGGGCATGCAGATAACAGAAGTTCCGAGACCTCTGCAAGTTCGCAAAGCCCAACTTCGATGGTTCCAGGGGATACCAAGTCTTCCGGTTCATCTTCGAGAAACAGGAGACACTCTATATCCTAG